In Venenivibrio stagnispumantis, the following are encoded in one genomic region:
- the rseP gene encoding RIP metalloprotease RseP: MLSLVAFLIMIGLLITIHELGHFLFARMFGVKVETFSIGFGPPLIRWRGKETEYQIAAIPLGGYVKMYGEDSMTEPVQGKVNKEAYNDPRSFHSKPRWQKMLIAFAGPLFNIILAIILFIVVYTTGITEPAYLTQPVKVGYVEKGSYAEKAGIQVGDQIIKVNGKEIKNWKEFTVEVGMKAGKTVNFEILRGSEKIIIPVSVPEDITKENIGISPIIKPIVGAVMKNSPAEKAGLKEKDIILAVNGKPINTWFEFVDYMLSLKENKPLNLLIKRDNQIITVNLTPEYNETVKRYTIGISPLFETKIIKYPFVEAINKAFEKTKELTVAIYKVVVGLFTGEVSFKTLGGPIAIAQFSGQALETGITTYLFTIAFISLQLGYLNLLPIPVLDGGLIFILLIESIIRRPLPEKAKEYLAYVGFALLGTLMIFVIFNDILKVLR, translated from the coding sequence TTGCTTAGTTTAGTTGCATTTTTAATAATGATAGGATTACTTATCACGATACACGAACTTGGACATTTTTTATTTGCAAGAATGTTTGGTGTTAAAGTTGAAACATTTTCCATAGGATTTGGCCCACCATTAATTAGATGGAGAGGAAAAGAAACAGAATATCAGATTGCAGCCATTCCACTTGGTGGATATGTAAAAATGTATGGTGAAGATTCTATGACAGAGCCGGTTCAGGGAAAAGTTAATAAAGAAGCTTATAACGACCCCCGTTCTTTCCATTCTAAACCAAGATGGCAAAAAATGTTAATAGCATTTGCAGGACCTTTATTTAATATTATTCTTGCTATTATACTTTTTATAGTTGTTTATACAACCGGCATTACAGAACCGGCTTATCTAACACAGCCGGTAAAAGTAGGATATGTAGAAAAAGGAAGTTATGCAGAAAAAGCAGGCATTCAAGTTGGAGACCAGATTATTAAAGTAAATGGAAAAGAGATTAAAAATTGGAAAGAATTTACCGTAGAAGTTGGGATGAAAGCCGGAAAAACTGTTAATTTTGAAATACTCAGAGGCTCGGAAAAAATTATAATTCCTGTATCTGTTCCGGAAGATATAACAAAAGAAAACATAGGAATATCTCCTATTATAAAGCCGATAGTTGGAGCAGTTATGAAAAACTCTCCAGCAGAAAAAGCCGGACTTAAAGAAAAAGATATAATTCTTGCAGTCAATGGAAAACCTATAAATACATGGTTTGAGTTTGTAGATTATATGCTTTCTTTAAAAGAAAATAAACCACTAAATTTACTTATTAAAAGAGATAACCAGATTATAACAGTTAATTTAACTCCGGAATACAATGAAACAGTTAAAAGATATACCATAGGAATATCTCCACTTTTTGAAACAAAGATTATAAAATATCCATTTGTGGAAGCTATAAATAAAGCATTTGAAAAAACAAAAGAGTTAACAGTTGCAATATATAAAGTGGTTGTCGGATTATTTACAGGAGAAGTTTCTTTTAAAACCCTTGGAGGCCCCATTGCAATAGCCCAATTCTCCGGTCAAGCATTGGAAACAGGTATAACAACTTATCTATTTACCATAGCATTTATATCTCTACAACTTGGGTATCTAAATTTATTACCGATACCTGTATTAGATGGAGGTTTAATATTTATCCTTTTAATAGAAAGTATTATCAGAAGACCTTTACCTGAAAAAGCAAAAGAATATCTTGCTTATGTAGGATTTGCATTGCTTGGAACACTTATGATATTCGTCATTTTCAATGATATATTAAAGGTATTAAGATAA
- the dxr gene encoding 1-deoxy-D-xylulose-5-phosphate reductoisomerase, translating to MKTIAILGSTGSVGSQTVDIALKYKDKIKVKAISASKISEKLIKQIEILKPEYVYIENPNQKLNNVKLLTGEDGLKKLCDLEIDLYINAVSGINGIKPTYYLLNNGKNLATANKEAIICLGEILKEKYKYIFPIDSEHSAIFQVLKTGKKEDIKRIILTASGGPFLYKDIKEFENITIQEALSHPKWKMGNKITIDSATLMNKGLEVIEAHYLFDIPYKKIDVVIHPDSIIHGMVEFIDGTVIANLSVPDMRIPISYAISYPERWIIDNNYLDFSKIGNLKFLNPDKEKFPLLDIAIQAGKKGSFYPIVLTVADEIAVSWFLEGKIKFIDIPEIIQKTIEKSNFKTPENLDDILNIIDETKKYMDNLLISIIQN from the coding sequence TTGAAAACAATAGCAATACTTGGTTCAACCGGTTCAGTAGGTTCCCAAACGGTAGATATAGCATTAAAATATAAAGATAAGATAAAAGTTAAAGCTATTTCAGCCTCCAAAATCTCCGAAAAATTGATTAAACAAATAGAAATTCTAAAACCTGAATATGTTTATATAGAAAATCCAAACCAAAAATTAAACAATGTAAAATTATTAACCGGTGAAGATGGCTTAAAAAAGCTTTGTGATTTAGAGATTGATTTATATATAAATGCAGTATCCGGTATAAACGGAATAAAGCCAACATATTATTTATTAAACAACGGAAAAAATCTTGCAACTGCAAATAAAGAAGCAATTATCTGCCTTGGAGAGATATTAAAAGAAAAATATAAATATATATTTCCTATAGATAGCGAGCATTCTGCTATTTTTCAGGTATTAAAAACTGGAAAGAAAGAAGATATAAAAAGAATAATTCTAACAGCATCAGGCGGACCTTTTTTATACAAAGATATAAAAGAGTTTGAAAATATAACAATACAAGAAGCCCTTTCCCATCCAAAATGGAAAATGGGAAACAAAATAACAATAGATAGTGCAACCCTTATGAATAAAGGCTTAGAAGTAATAGAAGCCCATTATTTATTTGATATTCCTTATAAAAAGATAGATGTAGTTATTCATCCGGATAGTATTATCCATGGAATGGTTGAATTTATAGATGGGACAGTAATAGCAAATTTATCTGTGCCTGATATGAGAATACCTATATCTTATGCAATATCTTATCCTGAGAGATGGATAATAGATAATAATTATTTAGATTTTTCAAAAATTGGAAATTTAAAATTTTTAAATCCTGATAAAGAAAAATTTCCTTTACTTGATATTGCTATACAAGCAGGTAAAAAAGGCTCATTTTATCCAATCGTTTTAACAGTTGCAGATGAAATAGCTGTTAGCTGGTTTTTGGAAGGAAAAATAAAATTTATAGATATTCCTGAAATCATTCAGAAAACTATTGAAAAATCAAATTTTAAAACTCCTGAAAATCTTGATGATATATTAAATATAATTGATGAAACAAAGAAATATATGGATAATTTATTAATTTCTATCATACAAAATTGA
- a CDS encoding ATP-binding protein: MLNPSFFITQQLNYQSDKIIPLSDEEKWNLSAIYSFLSENNQNIKIADIEIFGKINKTPSPKEESIFNQNLTPIPPTTFIYPMEEKDNLIFKINHAGYIMGSPIKFGKLLTTDIDIYLDLDKIVPMHMAVLGTTGSGKTTFIRRFLENINEERIKIYIFDIYQEYSKVLNVDNKNILAFKDSLFPIDIGDIKELLKNSGIDLQERSREEKAIFNLFRKYIKPDLDLIGFNQKNLKEIIEEASTIRFLERDIKEQILDFISILIKDYSEEAITSQKENIELIRKSLDATEKFIIYDLKNINNIESRINIVGLILKEIFRKAQLTKEKSLIILEEAHNFAPEKGFGEIQTGRENLAFIMAKKIATEGRKFNLGLVAITQRPANINKYVLSQLNTQVIFKLINKNDLDAVSIFFESNKEDIFNLLPFLKPGSCFITGLAVPFGILAKIKLG; encoded by the coding sequence ATGTTAAATCCTTCTTTCTTCATTACTCAGCAGTTAAATTATCAATCTGATAAAATAATTCCATTATCAGATGAAGAAAAGTGGAATTTATCAGCTATATATTCATTTTTATCAGAGAATAATCAAAATATAAAGATAGCAGATATAGAGATATTCGGTAAAATCAATAAAACTCCTTCTCCAAAAGAAGAAAGCATATTCAATCAAAACTTAACCCCTATACCACCAACCACATTTATATATCCAATGGAAGAAAAAGATAATCTTATATTTAAAATAAATCATGCCGGATATATAATGGGCTCTCCGATTAAATTCGGAAAACTTTTAACAACAGATATAGATATATATTTAGATTTAGATAAAATTGTTCCTATGCATATGGCAGTTCTTGGAACTACCGGTTCAGGAAAAACAACCTTTATAAGAAGATTTTTAGAAAATATAAATGAAGAAAGGATAAAGATTTATATATTTGATATATATCAGGAATATTCTAAAGTCTTAAATGTGGATAATAAAAATATTTTGGCATTTAAAGATAGTTTATTCCCAATAGATATTGGAGATATTAAAGAGTTATTAAAAAATTCAGGGATTGATTTACAGGAAAGGTCAAGGGAAGAAAAAGCAATTTTTAATTTATTTAGAAAATATATAAAACCGGATTTAGATTTAATAGGTTTTAATCAAAAAAATCTAAAAGAAATTATAGAAGAAGCCTCAACAATAAGATTTTTAGAAAGAGATATAAAAGAGCAAATATTGGATTTTATATCTATCTTGATAAAAGATTACTCAGAAGAGGCAATAACATCTCAAAAAGAAAATATAGAATTAATAAGAAAATCCTTAGATGCCACGGAAAAATTCATCATATATGATTTAAAAAATATAAATAATATAGAATCAAGAATAAATATAGTAGGATTAATACTTAAAGAGATATTCAGAAAAGCCCAGCTAACAAAGGAAAAATCTTTAATAATCTTGGAAGAAGCCCATAATTTTGCACCGGAAAAAGGTTTTGGAGAGATACAAACAGGAAGAGAAAATCTTGCTTTCATAATGGCAAAAAAAATTGCAACAGAAGGAAGAAAATTTAACCTCGGACTTGTAGCAATAACCCAAAGACCGGCAAATATAAATAAATATGTTCTTTCCCAGTTAAATACCCAAGTTATTTTTAAATTAATAAACAAAAATGACCTTGATGCTGTTTCTATCTTTTTTGAAAGCAATAAAGAAGATATATTTAACTTACTTCCTTTTTTAAAACCGGGAAGCTGTTTCATAACAGGATTGGCTGTTCCGTTTGGCATTTTAGCTAAAATAAAACTCGGATAA
- the rpsU gene encoding 30S ribosomal protein S21, with translation MAVVYVQDNESFDKALKRFKKICEKEGILTEMKRREFYEKPSVKRKRKQRAARKRLIKALKKKGLL, from the coding sequence ATGGCTGTAGTTTATGTGCAAGACAATGAGAGTTTTGACAAAGCATTAAAAAGGTTTAAAAAGATATGTGAAAAAGAAGGTATTCTTACAGAAATGAAAAGAAGAGAGTTTTATGAAAAACCATCTGTTAAAAGAAAAAGAAAACAAAGAGCTGCAAGAAAAAGATTAATTAAGGCATTAAAGAAAAAAGGGTTGTTATAA
- a CDS encoding CvpA family protein translates to MIDIAFLSLFLYLTIGGIYKGFTNIFFKYIGLIAGILIAIPFHKSLSVFMSHFFGGNIMIIDLLSFIFIVILSLSVSQFLYITLRQYIHKKKYIKITDRIAGFILGIAIFFSILYLLNALSKNNQIINLLVSKSKIIEIFRNLG, encoded by the coding sequence ATGATAGATATTGCTTTTCTTTCTTTGTTTTTATATCTTACAATAGGTGGTATTTATAAAGGATTTACAAATATTTTTTTTAAATATATTGGCTTAATTGCCGGTATATTAATTGCTATTCCTTTTCATAAATCTTTATCTGTATTTATGTCCCATTTTTTTGGTGGAAATATAATGATTATTGATTTATTATCATTTATTTTTATTGTTATTTTGTCTCTTTCTGTTTCTCAATTTTTATATATAACGTTGAGACAATATATCCATAAGAAAAAATATATAAAAATAACAGATAGGATAGCCGGTTTTATACTCGGCATCGCTATCTTTTTTTCTATTTTATATCTATTGAATGCCCTATCAAAAAATAATCAGATTATTAATCTTTTAGTTTCTAAATCTAAAATTATAGAAATTTTTAGAAATTTAGGATAA
- the serA gene encoding phosphoglycerate dehydrogenase, producing MFKVLITEDISKAGIDILNADEEIEVDYQPGIKWAELLEIIKDYDAIITRSGTPVNKELLDRAEKLKVVGRAGVGVDNIDLEETSKRGILVVNTPGANTIGAAEITMAHLYTVLRRLHLAHQSMLNGEWNRKKFMGEELDGKVVGIIGLGNVGTQVAIRCKAAGAKVIAYDPYIPREKGDKYGVQIIDDLHDLIKMSDIITLHCPLTEETRNMISKKEFELMKDGVYFINCARGGIVDEEALYEAIQKGKIAGLGLDVYSKEPPDDKIRRLFDFPNISLSPHIGANTYESQDNVAIKVAQYVIAALKGEFVEAAVNAPFTIEEGFEEIRAYLELSEKLGSFLTQYAGGHYQEIQIEVRGTIAKHLKPIVAYVLKGYLSPVLDRPVNVVNALFLAKERGINIIESTREAGLNFKEFIKITARNKDKEVSVGGTALYDKFPRIMMVDNYWIDIEPQGVILMFENKDVPGVIGKLGTLLARHNINIAGFRLGRLEKGKIALGALQLDDRLNEAVLEEIHQIPEIIKAKQVIL from the coding sequence ATGTTTAAAGTATTGATTACGGAAGATATTTCAAAGGCAGGTATTGATATTTTAAATGCCGATGAAGAGATTGAAGTTGATTACCAACCGGGAATTAAATGGGCTGAGCTATTAGAGATTATAAAAGATTATGATGCAATAATAACAAGAAGTGGAACACCTGTAAATAAAGAATTACTTGATAGAGCTGAAAAATTAAAGGTAGTAGGAAGAGCCGGAGTAGGAGTAGATAATATAGATTTAGAAGAAACATCAAAAAGGGGTATCTTGGTAGTAAATACTCCCGGAGCAAATACTATCGGTGCTGCCGAGATAACTATGGCTCATTTATATACAGTATTAAGAAGATTACATCTTGCTCACCAATCTATGTTAAATGGCGAATGGAATAGAAAAAAATTTATGGGTGAAGAGCTTGATGGTAAAGTTGTAGGCATTATAGGACTTGGAAATGTTGGAACACAGGTTGCAATTAGATGTAAAGCTGCCGGAGCAAAAGTTATTGCTTATGACCCTTACATTCCAAGAGAAAAAGGTGATAAATATGGTGTTCAGATAATAGATGATTTACATGATTTAATAAAAATGAGTGATATTATAACCCTTCATTGTCCTCTTACAGAAGAAACAAGAAATATGATAAGCAAAAAAGAATTTGAGTTAATGAAAGATGGAGTTTATTTTATAAATTGTGCAAGAGGTGGTATAGTAGATGAAGAAGCTTTATATGAAGCTATCCAAAAAGGAAAAATAGCCGGACTTGGTCTTGATGTTTATTCAAAAGAACCACCGGATGATAAAATAAGAAGATTATTTGATTTTCCAAATATAAGCTTATCTCCACATATTGGAGCAAATACTTACGAATCTCAAGATAATGTAGCAATAAAAGTAGCCCAGTATGTAATAGCAGCTCTAAAAGGAGAATTTGTGGAAGCAGCTGTAAATGCTCCATTTACAATAGAAGAAGGATTTGAAGAGATAAGAGCATACCTTGAGCTTTCTGAAAAACTTGGAAGCTTTTTAACCCAATATGCAGGTGGACATTATCAAGAAATTCAGATAGAAGTAAGAGGAACTATCGCAAAACATTTAAAACCGATAGTTGCTTATGTTTTAAAAGGATATTTATCTCCTGTATTAGATAGACCGGTAAATGTGGTAAATGCTTTATTCTTAGCAAAAGAAAGAGGAATCAATATTATAGAATCAACAAGAGAAGCAGGTCTTAATTTCAAAGAGTTTATTAAAATTACTGCAAGAAACAAAGATAAAGAAGTATCAGTAGGTGGAACTGCTTTATATGATAAATTCCCAAGAATTATGATGGTTGATAATTACTGGATAGATATAGAACCTCAAGGTGTAATATTAATGTTTGAAAATAAAGATGTGCCGGGAGTTATCGGAAAATTAGGAACATTACTTGCAAGACATAATATCAATATTGCCGGTTTTAGACTTGGAAGATTGGAAAAAGGAAAAATAGCCCTTGGAGCTTTACAACTTGATGATAGATTAAATGAAGCAGTTTTAGAAGAGATACATCAAATTCCGGAAATAATAAAAGCAAAACAAGTTATATTATAA
- a CDS encoding DsrE/DsrF/DrsH-like family protein, which translates to MATKVGIIVLSGTLDKAMPAFIIGTTAAAMGMEVGMFFSFYGLNVIHKEKMKNLKVSPVGNPAMPIPVPQIFTILPGMMDFATAMMKDMMKKHKVPSIEELINQAKELDVKLYPCQMAMSLFGYKEEDLIDGLQKPAGAATFLNFVNAGEKSLILNF; encoded by the coding sequence ATGGCTACTAAAGTCGGGATTATTGTTTTAAGTGGAACCCTTGATAAAGCTATGCCTGCATTTATCATTGGAACGACTGCTGCAGCAATGGGTATGGAAGTAGGAATGTTTTTCAGCTTTTATGGATTAAATGTTATTCATAAAGAAAAAATGAAAAATCTAAAAGTATCTCCTGTTGGAAATCCTGCTATGCCTATTCCGGTTCCACAGATATTTACAATACTTCCCGGAATGATGGATTTTGCCACAGCAATGATGAAAGATATGATGAAAAAGCATAAAGTTCCATCTATAGAAGAGCTAATAAATCAAGCAAAAGAGCTTGATGTTAAATTATATCCTTGTCAGATGGCTATGAGTTTATTTGGATATAAAGAAGAAGATTTAATAGATGGATTACAAAAACCTGCCGGTGCTGCTACATTTTTAAATTTTGTAAATGCAGGAGAAAAATCCCTTATCCTAAATTTCTAA
- a CDS encoding GatB/YqeY domain-containing protein — translation MLLQRLQEEMKAAMKSGDKDRLSTIRMLISEIKKVQIDTKKELSDEEIIQILQRYVKQRKEALEQYKKANREDLAQKEEKEIQIVQEFLPQPLSEEELKKIIDETISQLNATSIKDMGKVIKAVMEKVKGRAEGSVVSSLVKEKLS, via the coding sequence ATGCTTTTGCAAAGGCTTCAAGAAGAGATGAAAGCCGCTATGAAAAGCGGTGATAAAGATAGATTATCAACAATCAGAATGCTTATCTCTGAAATAAAAAAGGTTCAGATAGATACAAAAAAAGAGCTATCTGATGAAGAAATTATACAGATATTACAAAGATATGTAAAACAAAGAAAAGAAGCTTTAGAACAATATAAAAAAGCAAATAGAGAAGATTTAGCCCAAAAAGAAGAAAAAGAGATACAGATAGTTCAGGAATTTTTACCACAGCCTTTATCAGAAGAAGAACTGAAAAAGATAATAGATGAAACAATATCCCAGCTAAATGCAACTTCAATAAAAGATATGGGAAAAGTTATAAAAGCAGTTATGGAAAAAGTAAAAGGAAGAGCAGAAGGTTCTGTTGTAAGTAGTTTAGTTAAAGAAAAATTATCTTAA
- a CDS encoding inositol-3-phosphate synthase, which yields MSEKKIRVAIAGVGNCASSLIQGIYYYKKKQNIEASGLMHEEIGGYKPWDLEVVAAWDIDARKVGYDVSEAIFNLPNCTTIFERDIPHMGVKVRKGKVLDGYPEHMKNYPPENAFVLSDAKEDSLETVVKVLIESKADVLINYVPVGAEQAARFYAQACLEAGVAFVNCMPTFIVSDEEWAKRFEEANIPAVGDDIKSQVGATITHRVLTQLLLDRGVKIDRTYQLNVGGNTDFLNMLERSRLETKKKSKTEAVTSLIPYGIDPRNVHIGPSDYVPWLKDKKLAFIRLEGRLFGDVPMNIELRLEVEDSPNSAGVAIDAIRCAKVAQDRGIGGPLYSISAYTMKHPPIQYKDWQAREMVEEFLAGLRER from the coding sequence TTGTCCGAGAAAAAAATCAGAGTAGCAATTGCTGGTGTTGGAAATTGTGCAAGCTCCTTAATACAAGGAATTTATTATTACAAAAAAAAGCAAAATATAGAAGCCAGCGGTTTAATGCATGAAGAAATAGGCGGATATAAACCGTGGGATTTAGAAGTTGTAGCCGCTTGGGATATAGATGCAAGAAAAGTTGGATATGATGTTTCAGAAGCTATTTTTAATTTACCCAACTGTACAACTATATTTGAAAGAGATATCCCACATATGGGAGTAAAAGTTAGAAAAGGAAAGGTTTTGGATGGATATCCAGAACATATGAAGAACTATCCACCGGAAAATGCCTTTGTTTTATCTGATGCAAAAGAAGATAGCCTTGAAACAGTAGTAAAAGTTTTAATAGAATCAAAAGCAGATGTATTAATAAATTATGTACCGGTAGGTGCCGAACAAGCAGCAAGATTTTATGCACAGGCGTGCCTTGAAGCTGGTGTTGCTTTTGTAAATTGCATGCCAACATTTATTGTATCAGATGAAGAATGGGCAAAGAGATTTGAAGAAGCAAATATACCGGCAGTTGGCGATGATATAAAATCTCAGGTAGGAGCTACAATTACCCATAGAGTATTAACTCAGCTTCTTTTAGATAGGGGAGTAAAAATAGATAGAACATATCAATTAAATGTTGGTGGAAATACTGACTTTTTAAATATGCTTGAAAGAAGTAGATTAGAAACAAAGAAAAAATCTAAAACAGAAGCAGTTACTTCACTTATACCTTACGGAATAGACCCAAGGAATGTCCATATAGGCCCAAGTGATTATGTTCCTTGGTTAAAAGATAAAAAACTTGCATTCATAAGATTAGAAGGAAGATTATTCGGTGATGTTCCTATGAATATAGAACTTAGATTAGAAGTAGAAGACTCACCAAACAGTGCCGGAGTAGCAATAGATGCAATTAGATGTGCAAAAGTAGCTCAGGATAGAGGCATAGGAGGTCCTTTATACTCTATATCTGCTTATACAATGAAACATCCACCTATCCAGTATAAAGATTGGCAGGCAAGAGAGATGGTTGAAGAATTTTTAGCAGGATTAAGAGAGAGATAA
- a CDS encoding thioredoxin family protein, with protein sequence MIIDEKIKEQLKNEFLQLKEPVNLVLKSDNSQNSLKIEKLLEEIASLSEKITFLKEDFDTKYSPCIAINWPEKETGIRFAGIPVGGEFKTFIDSIIMVSRNEYDISERILEFLEEIDKPVDIKIFITNSCGWCPPAVKKAYSFALANDFIKATAIDCYLFQEEALKYNVSAVPKIVINDKVEFVGAREDNEFLGYIISAIER encoded by the coding sequence ATGATAATAGATGAAAAAATAAAAGAGCAGTTAAAAAATGAGTTTTTACAGCTTAAAGAACCGGTTAATTTAGTTTTAAAATCAGATAATAGCCAAAACTCATTAAAGATAGAAAAATTACTTGAAGAGATAGCTTCTTTATCCGAAAAAATAACTTTTTTGAAAGAAGATTTTGACACAAAATATTCACCATGTATAGCAATAAACTGGCCTGAGAAAGAAACAGGAATAAGATTTGCAGGTATTCCAGTAGGAGGAGAATTTAAAACATTTATAGATAGTATTATTATGGTTTCAAGGAATGAGTATGATATATCAGAAAGGATTTTAGAGTTTTTGGAAGAGATAGATAAACCGGTAGATATAAAAATATTTATTACAAATAGTTGTGGTTGGTGTCCGCCGGCAGTTAAAAAAGCATACAGCTTTGCCCTTGCTAATGATTTTATAAAAGCAACTGCCATAGATTGTTATCTTTTTCAGGAAGAAGCATTAAAATACAATGTTTCAGCAGTTCCCAAAATAGTTATAAATGATAAAGTTGAATTTGTAGGAGCAAGAGAAGATAATGAATTCCTTGGTTATATAATTTCTGCTATTGAGAGGTAA